From one Macaca nemestrina isolate mMacNem1 chromosome 5, mMacNem.hap1, whole genome shotgun sequence genomic stretch:
- the LOC105465691 gene encoding oligodendrocyte transcription factor 3 has translation MNSDSSSVSSRASSPDMDEMYLRDHHHRHHHHHQESRLNSVSSTQGDMMQKMSGESLSRAGAKAAGESSKYKIKKQLSEQDLQQLRLKINGRERKRMHDLNLAMDGLREVMPYAHGPSVRKLSKIATLLLARNYILMLTSSLEEMKRLVGEIYGGHHSAFHCGTVGHSAGHPAHAANAVHPVHPILGGALSSGNASSPLSAASLPAIGTIRPPHSLLKAPSTPPALQLGSGFQHWAGLPCPCTICQMPPPSHLSALSTANMARLSAESKDLLK, from the coding sequence ccaccgccaccaccaccaccaccaggagAGCCGTCTCAACTCGGTCTCGTCCACGCAGGGCGATATGATGCAGAAGATGTCCGGGGAAAGCCTCTCGCGGGCTGGCGCCAAGGCCGCGGGAGAAAGCAGCAAGTACAAAATCAAGAAGCAGCTGTCGGAGCAGGACCTACAGCAGTTGCGGCTGAAGATCAACGGACGCGAACGCAAGCGGATGCACGACCTGAACCTCGCCATGGACGGGCTGCGCGAAGTCATGCCCTACGCACACGGGCCCTCGGTGCGCAAGCTCTCCAAGATCGCCACCCTCCTGCTTGCCAGAAACTACATTCTCATGCTCACCAGCTCCCTGGAGGAGATGAAGAGGCTGGTTGGAGAGATCTATGGGGGCCACCACTCGGCCTTTCACTGCGGGACCGTGGGCCACTCGGCCGGCCACCCCGCGCACGCGGCCAACGCCGTGCACCCTGTGCACCCCATCCTGGGCGGCGCGCTCTCATCCGGCAACGCCTCGTCACCGCTGTCCGCCGCCTCACTTCCCGCCATCGGCACCATCCGGCCTCCCCACTCGCTGCTCAAGGCTCCCTCCACGCCGCCCGCGCTGCAGCTGGGCAGCGGCTTCCAGCACTGGGCTGGTCTGCCTTGCCCCTGCACCATCTGCCAGATGCCGCCGCCTTCGCACCTGTCCGCTCTCTCCACCGCCAACATGGCCCGGCTGTCGGCAGAGTCCAAGGACTTGCTCAAGTGA